From a region of the Mycosarcoma maydis chromosome 7, whole genome shotgun sequence genome:
- a CDS encoding putative methylcrotonyl-CoA carboxylase beta chain: MLAKHTFRQIASSALGRAGRNGVATARSYRAASHSFFQEQQSVLPNNLDPSSDEFLANKAYMDGLVETLDAAHARLALGGSEKARARHVARGKMLPRERVAALLDHGSPFVELSRMAAYEMYGDDEIPGAGVISGIGRVSGTECMIVANDPTVKGGSYYPISVKKHLRAQTIARENRLPCVYLNESGGAALPHQADVFPDENHFGRIFYNMAQMSALGIPQISVVHGISVAGGAYVPAMADETIIVRNQGTIFLAGPPLVKAALGEVVDDETLGGGEMHCSESGVTDHLAVNDAHAITLAREAVAHLGLCGRSNDALGDASFDQPLYNASELHGIIPENARKPFDIRDIISRLVDGSRFHEFKKLYGNTIVTGFAKIAGQDVGIIGNNGVLFGESAKKATSFIHLCNQRQTPLVFLVNVTGYMVGTKAERSGIAKDGAKMVRAVACANVPKFTVIVGGSFGAGNYGMCGRAYSPRFLWMWPNARVGVMGGEQLSQVMGTVSSDKSKQQGLRDRIEKQTLPEYASARLWDDGIIRPQDTRSVLALGLSVANTGRWRSAQRGDAGGSRHPAWDGNNYGDGVYRM; the protein is encoded by the exons ATGTTGGCAAAGCACACATTCCGCCAGATCGCCTCGAGCGCTCTTGGTCGAGCCGGTAGAAATGGGGTCGCAACCGCAAGATCCTACCGGGCAGCTTCTCATTCATTCTTTCAGGAGCAACAAAGCGTGCTGCCGAACAATCTGGATCCGTCATCGGACGAGTTCCTGGCCAACAAGGCTTATATGGACGGTCTGGTGGAAACTCTCGATGCCGCACATGCAAGGCTAGCGCTTGGCGGTAGCGAAAAGGCGAGGGCACGACACGTCGCTCGCGGCAAAATGCTTCCTCGAGAacgtgttgctgctcttctaGATCACGGATCACCCTTTGTCGAGCTTTCGCGCATGGCTGCTTACGAGATGTacggcgatgacgagattCCTGGCGCGGGCGTGATCTCTGGAATCGGACGTGTTTCAGGCACCGAATGCATGATCGTCGCCAACGACCCCACCGTCAAAGGAGGAAGCTACTATCCAATCTCGGTCAAGAAACATCTTCGAGCACAGACGATTGCGCGAGAGAATCGACTTCCATGCGTCTACCTCAACGAGAGCGGCGGTGCTGCGTTGCCCCACCAGGCTGACGTGTTTCCAGACGAGAACCACTTCGGTCGCATTTTTTACAACATGGCTCAGATGTCGGCGCTGGGCATTCCACAGATCTCGGTGGTGCACGGCATCAGTGTAGCCGGAGGTGCCTATGTACCAGCGATGGCCGATGAGACCATCATTGTGCGCAACCAGGGCaccatcttcctcgccgGACCTCCGCTGGTCAAGGCAGCTTTGGGAGAGGTCGTTGACGACGAGACGCTCGGAGGAGGCGAAATGCATTGTAGCGAATCAGGTGTCACGGATCACCTCGCTGTGAATGATGCCCATGCCATCACGCTAGCTCGAGAGGCCGTGGCCCACCTGGGTCTATGTGGACGCTCGAATGATGCACTTGGCGATGCCTCGTTTGATCAGCCCTTGTACAACGCTTCCGAGCTGCACGGCATCATTCCCGAAAATGCACGCAAGCCGTTCGACATTCGCGACATCATCTCACGCTTGGTGGATGGCTCCCGCTTCCACGAGTTCAAGAAGCTGTACGGCAATACCATTGTAACCGGCTTCGCCAAGATCGCGGGCCAAGACGTCGGTATCATTGGCAACAACGGGGTCTTGTTCGGAGAGTCGGCCAAAAAGGCGACCAGCTTCATCCATCTGTGCAACCAGCGACAGACGCCGCTCGTCTTCCTGGTCAATGTGACCGGCTACATGGTCGGCACCAAAGCCGAACGTTCAGGTATTGCCAAGGACGGTGCCAAGATGGTGCGAGCGGTAGCATGTGCCAATGTTCCCAAGTTCACTGTGATCGTGGgtggcagctttggcgcAGGTAACTATGGCATGTGTGGCCGAGCCTACAGTCCTCGCTTCCTGTGGATGTGGCCGAATGCACGTGTGGGTGTGATGGGCGGAGAACAGCTGAGCCAGGTGATGGGTACGGTGAGTAGCGATAAGTCCAAGCAACAGGGCCTACGAGACAggatcgagaagcagacgcTGCCCGAATACGCCAGTGCGCGTCTTTGGGATGACGGCATCATCCGGCCTCAAGACACCCGCAGCGTCTTGGCGCTGGGACTCAGTGTGGCTAACACGGGCAGATGGAGGAGCGCGCAGCGTGGCGATGCCGGTGGCTCTCGACACCCTGCATGGGACGGCAATAACTATGGAGATGGCGTCTACCG AATGTGA